In the bacterium genome, CTGGCCGTCGTCGGTGTTGCGGACGATCTGGAACAGCGCGCCGTTCTGGTCGAAGTAGCCGAGGTCGTAGCCGTAGGGCGCCATGCCGCCGGGCCACCAGCCCTGGTCGGCCAGGGAGACGAGCCCGCGGATGACGGCCTTCGAAAGCGTGGCCGATTCGTCGCGGGCGGCCTCCTGCTTGAAGAAGCGCAGGTACCTGTCGGCGGCCGTGCCGGTGAAGCCCTCGGACGTGTAGATGATCTCGATCCCGGCCTGCGTGAAGAGGTAGCGATAGTAGCCCACCTCGTCGCCGGACATGCGGCCGAAGCGCTTGACGTCCCAGACCAGGATGCAACACCACCGGCAGCCGTCCGAGCGGGCCGCGTCCAGCATGGACAGGAAGCCGTGCCGGTTCTCGCCCGAGGTGCCGGAGACGCCGTCGTCGACGAACTCGGCCACCACCTCGAAGCCGTGCTCGGCAGCGTAGCGGAGGATCTCCTTGCGCTGGTCGCCGAGGGATTTCTCCTGGCGGTCGGTGGAGCGGCGCAGGTAGATGGCCGCGGGGACACGGTTGTCGGGTCGTGGGTTCATAGTGGTATTCAGCCAGTCTCGCCCGTGGACATCAAGTCAATTGCTGCCTTCGCAAGCTCTATCTATGTCGCAATTTACGGAATCGTCCATGGCGCGGCAATCCTCTCGGTGCGCCCGGATGGCCCAGGTGACGAGCAGGCCGAGGGCCTCGTCCAGGGCGGCCGGGTCGGCCAGTTCCGTGCCCTCGACCACGGTGAGGCGGGGCTCGGTGACGCGCGTCGTCGCGGGGCGGCTGGGCCTCGCGCCGGGGTCGTCTTTGCCGCGCCCGGCTTTCACGATTCCGAGGGCCCTTCGGCGGGCCCGAGCAGCCGCTGGACCTGGCCGATGACCGCCGCCTCGAACTGGGCCGCGGTCTCGCGGTCGATGGGGTGGTGCAGCGGATGCGGGCGGCCCGAGGCGGCCAGCTTCCTGGGAAAAGTCAGGAACAGGTGGCCTGCCTGGTCCCGGCGGATGGCGATGTCGTTGAGCAGCACCCCACCGTAGACG is a window encoding:
- a CDS encoding septation protein SpoVG family protein gives rise to the protein MSENRDLSPGPHTITAVRIRLAPDSTSGLVAFASCVYGGVLLNDIAIRRDQAGHLFLTFPRKLAASGRPHPLHHPIDRETAAQFEAAVIGQVQRLLGPAEGPSES